A section of the Agromyces aurantiacus genome encodes:
- a CDS encoding histidine phosphatase family protein, whose product MTTLFLARHGETVWHAEHRYAGSSDVALTDHGLVQADELGAWAPRARLSAIVASPLQRARLTAKPAADATGLDVRIEPRLVEIDFGSGEGLTPAELDERMPAEWLAFQRHPARQPMPAGESGVEGAARALPALLELVDEFPHGRVLVVTHATLMRLVLCELLGIDPDRYRDLLPAVENCALTEVRFEELEGRRQARLLGFNVPPRAY is encoded by the coding sequence ATGACCACGCTGTTCCTGGCACGCCACGGCGAGACCGTCTGGCACGCCGAGCACCGCTACGCCGGCTCGTCCGACGTCGCGCTCACCGACCACGGACTCGTGCAGGCCGACGAGCTCGGCGCGTGGGCGCCGCGCGCACGCCTGTCGGCGATCGTGGCATCGCCGCTGCAGCGGGCTCGGCTCACGGCGAAGCCGGCGGCGGATGCCACGGGGCTCGACGTGCGCATCGAGCCCCGCCTCGTGGAGATCGACTTCGGGTCGGGCGAGGGGCTCACTCCCGCCGAGCTCGACGAGCGGATGCCGGCCGAGTGGCTGGCCTTCCAGCGCCATCCGGCCCGCCAGCCGATGCCCGCGGGCGAGTCGGGCGTGGAGGGCGCCGCTCGCGCGCTGCCGGCGCTGCTCGAGCTCGTCGACGAGTTCCCGCACGGCCGAGTGCTCGTGGTCACGCACGCGACCCTCATGCGGCTCGTGCTCTGCGAACTGCTCGGCATCGATCCCGACCGCTACCGCGACCTGCTCCCCGCCGTCGAGAACTGCGCGCTGACCGAGGTGCGCTTCGAGGAGCTCGAGGGGCGCCGGCAGGCCCGGCTGCTCGGGTTCAACGTGCCGCCGCGGGCGTACTGA
- a CDS encoding circularly permuted type 2 ATP-grasp protein, whose translation MGSLFDGYAATRSRRRTSARPWDEMFPTGARAVREPYRELYPALARMTQDELRGRTDALASSYLAQGVTFDFAGEERPFPLDAVPRVISSSEWNVVEAGVAQRVRALERFLGDVYGPQAAVRDGVIPAALISSSTHFHRQAAGIVSANGVRIHVAGIDVIRDEVGAWRVLEDNVRVPSGVSYVISNRRVMAQTLPELFTSMRVRPVGDYPNRLLQALRASAPEGVDDPTVVVLTPGVHNSAYYEHTLLARLMGVELVEGRDLFCSGGRVWMRTTAGPTRVDVVYRRVDDEFLDPQQFRPDSVLGAPGLMLAARLGHVTIANAVGNGVADDKLVYTYVPDLIRYYLGEEPILPNVDTWRLEEPEALAEVLDRLDELVVKPVDGSGGKGLVVGPDASRSTLAELRGRLRKDPRGWIAQPVVQLSTIPTLVEDGMRPRHADLRPFAVNDGTDVWVLPGGLTRVALPEGQLVVNSSQGGGSKDTWVLDDANVTGPIVGLVPARRPGGVGGVVADQATSAATATPAVTPTASTPVVEAEQVAPHRGHRPESSPQDEDAPVRQQQQQQQQRRMRGSRRARSARLETLSHDGSRDADSVGSSTTTDEEVR comes from the coding sequence ATGGGCAGCCTCTTCGACGGATACGCGGCGACCCGATCGCGTCGGCGCACCAGCGCGCGCCCGTGGGACGAGATGTTCCCCACCGGAGCGAGAGCCGTGCGCGAGCCGTACCGCGAGCTCTACCCGGCCCTCGCGCGCATGACGCAGGACGAGCTGCGGGGCCGGACCGACGCGCTCGCGAGCTCGTACCTCGCGCAGGGCGTCACCTTCGACTTCGCGGGGGAGGAGCGGCCGTTCCCGCTCGACGCCGTCCCGCGCGTCATCTCGTCGTCCGAGTGGAACGTCGTCGAGGCGGGCGTCGCGCAGCGCGTCCGCGCGCTCGAACGGTTCCTCGGCGACGTGTACGGACCGCAGGCCGCGGTGCGCGACGGCGTCATCCCGGCCGCGCTGATCAGCTCGTCCACGCACTTCCACCGCCAGGCGGCCGGCATCGTGAGCGCGAACGGCGTGCGCATCCACGTCGCGGGCATCGACGTCATCCGCGACGAGGTCGGCGCCTGGCGCGTGCTCGAGGACAACGTGCGCGTGCCGAGCGGCGTGAGCTACGTGATCTCCAACCGCCGGGTCATGGCCCAGACGCTGCCCGAGCTGTTCACCTCGATGCGCGTGCGCCCCGTCGGCGACTACCCGAACCGGCTGCTGCAGGCGCTGCGCGCGAGCGCGCCCGAGGGCGTGGACGACCCGACCGTCGTGGTGCTCACGCCCGGCGTCCACAACTCGGCGTACTACGAGCACACGCTGCTCGCCCGACTCATGGGCGTCGAGCTCGTCGAGGGCCGCGACCTGTTCTGCTCGGGCGGCCGCGTGTGGATGCGCACGACGGCCGGGCCGACCCGCGTCGACGTCGTCTACCGCCGAGTCGACGACGAGTTCCTCGATCCGCAGCAGTTCCGGCCCGACTCGGTGCTCGGCGCGCCGGGCCTCATGCTCGCGGCCCGCCTCGGGCACGTCACGATCGCGAACGCGGTCGGCAACGGCGTCGCCGACGACAAGCTCGTCTACACGTACGTGCCCGACCTCATCCGCTACTACCTCGGGGAGGAGCCGATCCTGCCGAACGTCGACACGTGGCGGCTCGAGGAGCCCGAGGCGCTCGCCGAGGTGCTCGACCGCCTCGACGAGCTCGTCGTGAAGCCCGTCGACGGGTCGGGCGGCAAGGGCCTGGTGGTGGGGCCGGATGCCTCGCGGTCGACGCTCGCGGAACTGCGCGGGCGCCTGCGCAAGGACCCGCGCGGCTGGATCGCCCAGCCCGTCGTGCAGCTCTCGACCATCCCGACGCTGGTCGAGGACGGCATGCGCCCGCGGCACGCCGACCTGCGCCCGTTCGCGGTCAACGACGGGACCGACGTGTGGGTGCTGCCGGGCGGGCTCACCCGGGTCGCCCTGCCCGAGGGCCAGCTCGTCGTGAACTCCAGCCAGGGCGGCGGGTCGAAGGACACCTGGGTGCTGGATGACGCGAACGTGACGGGTCCCATCGTGGGGCTCGTGCCCGCGCGCCGGCCGGGCGGGGTCGGGGGAGTGGTCGCCGACCAGGCGACGTCGGCCGCGACGGCGACGCCGGCCGTGACGCCGACCGCGTCCACGCCCGTCGTCGAGGCCGAGCAGGTGGCTCCGCACCGCGGCCACCGCCCGGAGTCGTCGCCGCAGGACGAGGACGCGCCCGTGCGCCAACAGCAGCAACAGCAGCAGCAACGACGGATGCGCGGGTCGAGGAGGGCGCGCAGCGCCCGTCTCGAGACCCTGTCCCACGACGGGTCTCGAGACGCCGACTCCGTCGGCTCCTCGACCACCACCGACGAGGAGGTGCGCTGA
- a CDS encoding MFS transporter, with the protein MFRSLASVDYRIWFVGALISNIGAWMQATAQSWVVLTELTDNDAFAVGITMALQFAPQLLLVPVTGLIADRFERRKVLMITQSAMMLLGLALGALLILGHAELWHLYLFATLFGIANAIDVPARQTFVADLVSSSNMSNAVALNSASFNAARMIGPALAGLLIVLVGTGWVFVINAVTFVAVLVALAKLRGSKLRRVPRAPRERGAFAAGFRYAAGRPDLVVVFVMVFLIGAFGMNFPIFSSTMAVEFGRGAGEYGLLSSILAIGSLTGALLAAKRERARIRVIIAAVAFFGVAATVAALMPTYWLFAASTVFIGFTIVTMLTTANGYVQTTTDPLLRGRVMAIYMAILAGGTPIGAPIVGAVANAWGPRWALGVAAAAAAVAALVGLGWLIVGRGLRVVRHPVDGRMPRLTLAYAEAPTAAIAVPVTRPVDVVERTAPVRGIERTAPVDVVRRTAPHAGAKDRPGGPPRATPCPPAPATSGT; encoded by the coding sequence ATGTTCCGCTCCCTCGCGTCGGTCGACTACCGCATCTGGTTCGTCGGCGCGCTCATCTCCAACATCGGCGCCTGGATGCAGGCCACGGCCCAGAGCTGGGTCGTGCTCACCGAGCTGACCGACAACGACGCCTTCGCCGTGGGCATCACCATGGCGCTCCAGTTCGCGCCGCAGCTGCTGCTCGTGCCCGTCACCGGGCTCATCGCCGACCGCTTCGAGCGCCGCAAGGTCCTCATGATCACGCAGTCGGCCATGATGCTGCTCGGCCTCGCGCTCGGCGCCCTGCTGATCCTCGGCCACGCCGAGCTCTGGCACCTCTACCTCTTCGCGACCCTGTTCGGCATCGCCAACGCGATCGACGTGCCGGCCCGTCAGACCTTCGTCGCCGACCTCGTGTCGTCGTCGAACATGTCGAACGCGGTCGCGCTGAACTCGGCCTCCTTCAACGCCGCACGCATGATCGGCCCGGCGCTCGCAGGCCTGCTCATCGTGCTGGTCGGCACCGGCTGGGTCTTCGTCATCAACGCCGTCACGTTCGTCGCGGTGCTCGTCGCCCTCGCGAAGCTGCGCGGATCGAAGCTGCGCCGCGTGCCGCGGGCCCCCCGTGAGCGCGGCGCGTTCGCCGCGGGCTTCCGCTATGCGGCCGGCCGGCCCGACCTCGTCGTCGTCTTCGTCATGGTGTTCCTCATCGGCGCCTTCGGCATGAACTTCCCGATCTTCTCCTCGACCATGGCCGTCGAGTTCGGCCGCGGCGCGGGCGAGTACGGCCTGCTGTCGTCGATCCTCGCGATCGGCTCGCTCACGGGCGCGCTGCTCGCGGCCAAGCGCGAGCGGGCCCGCATCCGCGTGATCATCGCCGCCGTGGCCTTCTTCGGCGTCGCCGCGACGGTCGCGGCGCTCATGCCGACGTACTGGCTCTTCGCGGCGTCGACCGTGTTCATCGGCTTCACGATCGTCACCATGCTCACCACGGCCAACGGGTACGTGCAGACCACGACCGACCCGCTGCTGCGCGGGCGCGTCATGGCGATCTACATGGCGATCCTCGCGGGCGGCACGCCCATCGGCGCGCCGATCGTGGGCGCGGTCGCGAACGCGTGGGGCCCGCGCTGGGCGCTCGGCGTCGCCGCCGCCGCGGCGGCCGTCGCCGCGCTCGTCGGCCTCGGCTGGCTCATCGTCGGTCGCGGCCTTCGGGTGGTGCGCCATCCGGTCGACGGGCGGATGCCGCGGCTCACGCTCGCCTACGCCGAGGCGCCGACCGCGGCGATCGCCGTGCCGGTCACGCGCCCGGTCGACGTGGTCGAGCGCACCGCGCCGGTCCGCGGCATCGAGCGCACCGCGCCGGTCGACGTCGTCCGGCGCACCGCGCCGCACGCCGGCGCGAAGGACCGCCCGGGCGGCCCACCCCGCGCCACGCCGTGCCCGCCGGCGCCCGCGACATCCGGCACCTGA
- a CDS encoding DNA-methyltransferase, giving the protein MAADEPDRVIHADNLDVLPTLPDGRFTLVYLDPPFNTGRSQARQATRHVRQGGADDAGPVPFEGTAGDAGTRGRSGAGTITGFGGRQYERIRGDLLRYDDRFDDYWGFLEPRLAEAWRLLADDGTLYLHLDYREAHYAKVLLDALFGRECFLNELIWAYDYGGKTKRRWPTKHDTILVYVKDPEAYFFDSEAVDREPYMAPGLVTPEKVERGKLPTDVWWHTIVSPTGREKTGYPTQKPEGVLRRIVQASSRPGDWVLDAFAGSGTTGAVARGLGRRFVLVDEHADAIEVMRRRFADAAGVRFEA; this is encoded by the coding sequence GTGGCCGCCGACGAACCCGACCGCGTCATCCACGCCGACAACCTCGACGTGCTGCCGACGCTTCCCGACGGTCGCTTCACGCTCGTCTACCTCGACCCGCCCTTCAACACGGGGCGCAGCCAGGCGCGCCAGGCCACCCGGCACGTGCGGCAGGGCGGGGCGGATGACGCGGGCCCCGTGCCATTCGAGGGCACCGCCGGGGACGCGGGCACGCGCGGCCGGTCGGGCGCCGGCACGATCACGGGCTTCGGCGGCCGGCAGTACGAGCGCATCCGCGGCGACCTGCTCCGCTACGACGACCGGTTCGACGACTACTGGGGCTTCCTCGAGCCGCGGCTCGCGGAGGCGTGGCGGCTCCTCGCCGACGACGGCACGCTCTACCTGCACCTGGACTACCGCGAGGCGCACTACGCGAAGGTGCTGCTCGACGCGCTGTTCGGCCGCGAGTGCTTCCTCAACGAGCTCATCTGGGCGTACGACTACGGCGGCAAGACGAAGCGGCGCTGGCCGACCAAGCACGACACGATCCTCGTGTACGTCAAGGACCCCGAGGCGTACTTCTTCGACTCCGAGGCCGTCGACCGCGAGCCGTACATGGCGCCGGGCCTCGTCACGCCCGAGAAGGTCGAGCGCGGCAAGCTGCCGACCGACGTGTGGTGGCACACGATCGTGTCGCCGACCGGCCGCGAGAAGACGGGCTACCCGACGCAGAAACCCGAGGGCGTGCTGCGGCGGATCGTGCAGGCGTCCAGCCGACCGGGCGATTGGGTGCTCGACGCGTTCGCGGGGTCAGGCACGACCGGCGCGGTGGCCCGCGGGCTCGGGCGCCGCTTCGTGCTCGTCGACGAGCACGCCGACGCGATCGAGGTCATGCGCCGCCGGTTCGCGGATGCCGCGGGCGTGCGCTTCGAGGCCTGA
- a CDS encoding lipoyl protein ligase domain-containing protein, with amino-acid sequence MHGEYKVPGGKLVVVDFDVEGGAIRNVRVAGDFFLEPDEALDDINAAIEGLPAASDAKQIAAAITKGLRADAVMLGFSAEAVAVAVRRALTDATTWADYEWEIVHDPAVPPRLHLALDEVLATRVGEGRRKPTLRFWEWEESAVVIGSFQSVKNEVDPDGAARYGFDVVRRISGGGAMMMEKGNVVTYSLYVPAELVQGMSFADSYAFLDDWVLQGLRSLGIDATYQPLNDIASPAGKIGGAAQKRLGSGGVLHHVTMAYDLDNAKMLEVLRIGREKISDKGIASAAKRVDPLRSQTGLPRAEVIERLKETFADLYGATPGEVTPDELAEAEALVASKFATPDWLNRVP; translated from the coding sequence ATGCACGGTGAGTACAAGGTCCCCGGCGGCAAGCTCGTGGTCGTCGACTTCGACGTCGAAGGCGGCGCCATCCGCAACGTGCGCGTCGCGGGCGACTTCTTCCTCGAACCCGACGAGGCGCTCGACGACATCAACGCGGCGATCGAGGGCCTGCCCGCGGCATCCGACGCCAAGCAGATCGCCGCGGCGATCACCAAGGGGCTCCGCGCCGACGCCGTCATGCTCGGCTTCTCGGCCGAGGCGGTGGCCGTCGCCGTGCGCCGGGCGCTGACCGATGCCACGACCTGGGCCGACTACGAGTGGGAGATCGTGCACGACCCCGCCGTGCCGCCCCGCCTCCACCTCGCGCTCGACGAGGTGCTCGCGACGCGCGTCGGCGAGGGTCGCCGCAAGCCCACGCTGCGCTTCTGGGAGTGGGAGGAGTCGGCCGTCGTCATCGGCTCGTTCCAGTCGGTCAAGAACGAGGTCGACCCGGATGGCGCGGCCCGCTACGGCTTCGACGTCGTGCGGCGCATCTCGGGCGGCGGCGCGATGATGATGGAGAAGGGCAACGTCGTCACGTACTCGCTCTACGTGCCGGCCGAGCTCGTGCAGGGCATGAGCTTCGCCGACTCGTACGCGTTCCTCGACGACTGGGTGCTGCAGGGGCTGCGCTCGCTCGGGATCGACGCGACGTACCAGCCGCTCAACGACATCGCGAGCCCGGCCGGCAAGATCGGCGGCGCCGCGCAGAAGCGCCTCGGCTCGGGCGGAGTGCTGCATCACGTGACGATGGCGTACGACCTCGATAACGCGAAGATGCTCGAGGTGCTGCGCATCGGCCGCGAGAAGATCAGCGACAAGGGCATCGCGTCGGCGGCCAAGCGCGTCGACCCGCTGCGCTCGCAGACGGGCCTCCCTCGCGCCGAGGTCATCGAGCGGCTCAAGGAGACGTTCGCCGACCTGTACGGTGCGACGCCGGGCGAGGTGACGCCCGACGAGCTCGCCGAGGCCGAGGCGCTCGTCGCCTCGAAGTTCGCGACGCCCGACTGGCTGAACCGCGTGCCCTGA
- a CDS encoding flavodoxin family protein produces MRALVVYETIWGNTGELAAAVAEGLRAGAGVDEVDLVEAADAPAAIDPEVDLLVVGGPTHAFSMTTGSTRESARQQGATRIPARGIREWLEQLAPPASAVAVATFDTRTVAPRLPGSAAKKALKRLVAKGFRPVDRPATFGVHGYSGPIADGELERARAWGATLIDA; encoded by the coding sequence ATGCGCGCACTGGTGGTGTACGAGACGATCTGGGGCAACACGGGCGAGCTCGCGGCGGCGGTGGCCGAGGGGCTCCGCGCCGGCGCCGGCGTCGACGAGGTCGACCTCGTCGAGGCGGCCGACGCGCCCGCGGCGATCGACCCCGAGGTGGACCTGCTCGTCGTCGGCGGCCCGACGCACGCGTTCTCGATGACGACCGGCTCGACCCGGGAGTCGGCCCGTCAGCAGGGCGCGACGCGCATCCCGGCCCGCGGGATCCGCGAGTGGCTCGAGCAGCTCGCGCCGCCGGCCTCGGCGGTCGCCGTCGCCACGTTCGACACTCGGACGGTCGCGCCGCGGCTGCCCGGGTCGGCGGCGAAGAAGGCGCTCAAGCGGCTCGTCGCGAAGGGGTTCCGCCCCGTCGACCGGCCCGCGACGTTCGGGGTGCACGGGTACTCCGGGCCGATCGCCGACGGCGAGCTCGAGCGGGCGCGCGCCTGGGGCGCGACGCTCATCGACGCGTAG
- a CDS encoding alpha/beta fold hydrolase: MPTFTDPHGVRIHYEHWRVPEPTAVVQLVHGVGEHIGRYGELVAALNEAGYSVWADDHRGHGQTGFEQHGGNLDRMGRLGPGGLRAAIDDVHRFTRVIRATEGESVPLVLLGHSWGSLMAQIIVNRFAEDYDAVVLTGTAYRLPPHMDSGDLNRRHKHLGTTGLEWLSRDPAVAEAFAKDPYTTAVPLQQLFGLIESARLLGRPARNLPAELPLLIMVGSDDTLGGEQSAVKLANAYARRSGLADVTLVVYPGARHEVFNETNREEVRSDLVRWLDERFAVD; the protein is encoded by the coding sequence ATGCCGACGTTCACCGACCCGCACGGGGTGCGCATCCACTACGAGCACTGGCGCGTGCCGGAGCCGACCGCGGTCGTGCAGCTCGTGCACGGCGTCGGCGAGCACATCGGACGGTACGGCGAGCTCGTCGCCGCGCTCAACGAGGCGGGCTACTCGGTCTGGGCCGACGACCACCGCGGCCACGGCCAGACCGGGTTCGAGCAGCACGGCGGGAACCTCGACCGGATGGGACGGCTCGGGCCGGGCGGCCTGCGCGCCGCCATCGACGACGTGCACCGGTTCACCCGCGTCATCCGCGCGACCGAGGGCGAGAGCGTGCCGCTCGTGCTGCTCGGCCACTCGTGGGGATCGCTCATGGCGCAGATCATCGTGAACCGGTTCGCCGAGGACTACGACGCGGTCGTGCTCACCGGCACCGCGTACCGGTTGCCTCCCCACATGGACTCCGGCGACCTCAATCGCCGCCACAAGCACCTCGGCACGACGGGGCTCGAGTGGCTCTCGCGCGACCCCGCCGTGGCCGAGGCGTTCGCGAAGGATCCGTACACGACCGCGGTGCCGCTGCAGCAGTTGTTCGGGCTGATCGAGTCGGCGCGGCTCCTCGGCCGCCCCGCGAGGAACCTGCCCGCCGAGCTGCCGCTGCTCATCATGGTCGGCTCCGACGACACGCTGGGCGGCGAGCAGAGCGCGGTCAAGCTCGCGAACGCGTACGCGCGTCGCTCGGGCCTCGCCGACGTGACCCTCGTGGTCTACCCGGGAGCCCGGCACGAGGTCTTCAACGAGACCAACCGCGAGGAGGTCCGGTCCGACCTCGTGCGCTGGCTCGACGAGCGGTTCGCGGTCGACTGA
- a CDS encoding LacI family DNA-binding transcriptional regulator, which produces MQGAIGSGARPSAPTLEMVAREANVSRATVSRVVNGSPKVSAEVVRAVNAAIAKLNYVPNRAARSLASRTSGAIALVVPEDTTRFFGDPYFAAIVQGITRRLDTSEYLLNLLLSTSDPTRKTLRYLRSGVVDGALVVSHHEGDHSLHEAAHEMPMVFGGRPPNIGDDDIFVDVDNLEGGMTATERLLAIGRRRIGTITGPLDMPAAVDRLAGFRRAMATAGLRDDAVETADFSVSGAVDATRRLLDRVPDLDGVFVASDLMATGTLAVLRERGRSVPRDIAVVGYDDSPAATSSAIPLTTVHQPSEQMGYMMADLLLRLLSGEQVPHRNIMPTYLVRRSSA; this is translated from the coding sequence ATGCAGGGGGCGATCGGGTCCGGGGCGCGGCCGTCGGCGCCGACCCTCGAGATGGTGGCGCGCGAGGCGAACGTGTCCCGCGCGACCGTCAGCCGCGTCGTGAACGGGTCGCCGAAGGTCTCCGCCGAGGTCGTGCGCGCGGTCAACGCGGCGATCGCGAAGCTCAACTACGTGCCCAATCGCGCGGCGCGCTCGCTCGCGAGCCGCACGTCGGGGGCGATCGCGCTCGTGGTGCCCGAGGACACGACGAGGTTCTTCGGCGACCCGTACTTCGCCGCGATCGTGCAGGGCATCACGCGCCGGCTCGACACGAGCGAATACCTGCTCAACCTGCTGCTGTCCACGAGCGATCCCACGCGCAAGACGCTGCGCTACCTGCGCTCGGGGGTCGTCGACGGCGCGCTCGTCGTGTCGCACCACGAGGGCGACCACTCGCTGCACGAGGCCGCGCACGAGATGCCCATGGTGTTCGGCGGCCGCCCGCCGAACATCGGCGACGACGACATCTTCGTCGACGTCGACAACCTCGAGGGCGGCATGACCGCGACCGAGCGCCTCCTCGCGATCGGCCGTCGCCGCATCGGCACGATCACGGGCCCGCTCGACATGCCCGCCGCGGTCGACCGCCTCGCCGGCTTCCGCCGCGCGATGGCGACCGCGGGGCTCCGCGACGACGCCGTCGAGACCGCCGACTTCTCGGTCTCCGGAGCGGTCGACGCGACGCGCCGCCTGCTCGATCGCGTGCCCGACCTCGACGGCGTCTTCGTCGCGAGCGACCTGATGGCGACCGGCACGCTCGCGGTGCTGCGCGAGCGCGGCCGGTCCGTGCCGCGCGACATCGCCGTGGTCGGGTACGACGACAGCCCCGCGGCGACCTCCTCGGCGATCCCGCTCACGACCGTGCACCAGCCCTCGGAGCAGATGGGCTACATGATGGCCGACCTGCTGCTGCGGCTGCTCTCCGGAGAGCAGGTGCCGCACCGCAACATCATGCCGACCTACCTCGTGCGCCGTTCCTCCGCCTAG
- a CDS encoding MarR family winged helix-turn-helix transcriptional regulator, whose amino-acid sequence MTDTLAPAPARARRATLAEQSTELRLSVMRLARRMRQERADTELSATQYAALAWTASEGPLTPGRLAELERVTPPSMNRTVNCLVESGLLVREGSPDDGRKILLHATPAGHEIVRETRRRRDAWLAKRLATLTPDERNTIAAATDILRRLTDQ is encoded by the coding sequence ATGACCGACACCCTCGCTCCGGCACCCGCTCGCGCGCGGCGGGCCACGCTCGCCGAGCAGAGCACCGAACTGCGACTCTCGGTCATGCGGCTCGCTCGCCGCATGCGGCAGGAACGTGCCGACACCGAGCTCAGCGCGACCCAGTACGCCGCGCTCGCGTGGACGGCGAGCGAGGGCCCGCTGACCCCCGGCCGGCTCGCCGAGCTCGAGCGGGTCACCCCGCCCTCGATGAACCGCACCGTGAACTGCCTCGTCGAGTCGGGACTGCTCGTGCGCGAGGGCTCCCCCGACGACGGCCGCAAGATCCTGCTGCACGCGACCCCCGCGGGCCACGAGATCGTCCGCGAGACCCGACGCCGACGCGACGCCTGGCTCGCCAAGCGACTCGCGACCCTCACCCCCGACGAGCGGAACACCATCGCCGCCGCAACCGACATCCTCAGGAGGCTCACCGACCAGTGA
- a CDS encoding alpha-E domain-containing protein, translating into MLSRIAESLFWIGRYIERSDGTARILDVHLQLLLEDPWIDEDTACRALLSVMGSEPRGDGPLGRHDVIALLAVDPSHPASIAHSITAARENARRAREIVSTELWEALNHTNARMPRYVASDKTHEFFRWVRDRAALALGVVDSATSRDEAWHFFNLGRAIERADMTARLLATRSLTEASGPSWTTILRSCGGYEAYLRSYRGVPSTQSAAEFLLLDRLFPRSIISSVIRAEESLREIDPRAGRVGVTDQAQRLLGQIRSELEYRPIAEILHDVAGHMEHVQEVVSAASDAIRHRYFPASVVPVWIGEVS; encoded by the coding sequence ATGCTGAGCCGCATCGCCGAGTCGCTCTTCTGGATCGGCCGCTACATCGAGCGCAGCGACGGCACCGCGCGCATCCTCGACGTGCACCTGCAGCTCCTCCTCGAGGACCCGTGGATCGACGAGGACACCGCCTGCCGGGCGCTGCTCTCGGTGATGGGCAGCGAGCCGCGCGGCGACGGCCCGCTCGGCCGCCACGACGTGATCGCGCTGCTCGCGGTCGACCCGTCCCATCCGGCCTCGATCGCGCACTCGATCACCGCCGCGCGCGAGAACGCCCGCCGGGCGCGCGAGATCGTGTCGACCGAGCTGTGGGAGGCCCTCAATCACACGAACGCGCGCATGCCGCGGTACGTGGCATCCGACAAGACCCACGAGTTCTTCCGCTGGGTGCGCGATCGTGCGGCGCTCGCGCTCGGCGTCGTCGACTCGGCGACGAGCCGCGACGAGGCGTGGCACTTCTTCAACCTCGGCCGCGCGATCGAACGCGCCGACATGACCGCGCGCCTGCTGGCCACGCGGTCGCTCACCGAGGCGAGCGGCCCGAGCTGGACCACCATCCTCCGCAGCTGCGGCGGGTACGAGGCGTACCTGCGCAGCTACCGCGGCGTCCCGTCGACGCAGTCGGCGGCCGAGTTCCTGCTGCTCGACCGGCTGTTCCCGCGCTCGATCATCTCGAGCGTCATCCGCGCCGAGGAGTCGCTGCGCGAGATCGACCCCCGCGCGGGCCGGGTCGGCGTGACCGACCAGGCGCAGCGGCTGCTCGGCCAGATCCGCTCCGAGCTCGAGTACCGGCCGATCGCCGAGATCCTCCACGATGTCGCGGGCCATATGGAGCACGTGCAGGAGGTCGTCTCGGCGGCGAGCGACGCGATCCGCCACCGCTACTTCCCGGCGAGCGTCGTGCCCGTCTGGATCGGGGAGGTCTCGTGA
- a CDS encoding transglutaminase family protein, producing MSRLRIVHRTGFDYAEPATASYNEARMLPHSGGEQFVLHAALDIRPGATQHAYLDYWGTRVSTFEVLTPHRELSVTATSVVEVRPLPGRRPEPTWAELAAIRTSSVPFVEFTTQTDATQPPPEVAALAAEIAAEGMPVGETALEISRAIGDAVEYVTGVTGVNSTAREAWAERKGVCQDMAHLAIGALRSVGIPARYASGYLHPDREAPVGVTVTGESHAWVEWFAGSWRGYDPTNLAEVGELHVLVGRGRDYGDVPPLRGVYAGPGASELFVSVEVTREA from the coding sequence GTGAGCCGCCTGCGCATCGTGCATCGCACCGGGTTCGACTACGCCGAGCCCGCGACGGCGTCGTACAACGAGGCGCGCATGCTGCCGCACTCGGGTGGCGAGCAGTTCGTGCTGCACGCCGCGCTCGACATCCGTCCGGGTGCGACGCAGCACGCCTACCTCGACTACTGGGGCACGCGCGTGTCGACGTTCGAGGTGCTGACCCCGCACCGCGAGCTCTCGGTCACCGCGACGAGCGTCGTCGAGGTGCGCCCGCTGCCCGGCCGCCGACCGGAGCCGACCTGGGCCGAGCTCGCCGCCATCCGCACCTCGAGCGTGCCGTTCGTCGAGTTCACCACCCAGACGGATGCCACGCAGCCGCCGCCCGAGGTCGCCGCGCTCGCCGCGGAGATCGCCGCCGAGGGGATGCCCGTCGGCGAGACCGCGCTCGAGATCTCGCGCGCGATCGGCGACGCGGTCGAGTACGTCACGGGCGTCACGGGCGTGAACTCGACGGCCCGCGAGGCGTGGGCCGAGCGCAAGGGCGTGTGCCAGGACATGGCGCACCTCGCGATCGGGGCGCTGCGCTCGGTCGGCATCCCCGCACGGTACGCGTCGGGCTACCTCCATCCCGATCGCGAGGCCCCGGTCGGCGTGACCGTCACGGGCGAGTCGCACGCGTGGGTCGAGTGGTTCGCCGGCTCGTGGCGCGGCTACGACCCGACCAACCTCGCCGAGGTCGGCGAGCTGCACGTGCTCGTGGGCCGCGGCCGCGATTACGGCGACGTGCCGCCGCTGCGCGGGGTGTACGCGGGCCCCGGCGCATCCGAGCTCTTCGTCTCGGTCGAGGTGACCCGCGAGGCCTGA